Proteins encoded together in one Amblyomma americanum isolate KBUSLIRL-KWMA chromosome 1, ASM5285725v1, whole genome shotgun sequence window:
- the LOC144115547 gene encoding uncharacterized protein LOC144115547 — translation MRISTYKECWARKSTRTTYSEALEAAGCRGFQAVCASCGRQASCKASQLPCFLPPARTRPVCPWGRYQGQSACSRQRRALHLLHRSSQLWCRAVRVSRSGARGRRKCASC, via the exons ATGCGGATATCAACTTACAAGGAATGCtgggctcgaaaatcgacgaggACAACATATAGTG AGGCACTGGAGGCGGCAGGCTGCCGGGGCTTCCAGGCCGTGTGTGCAAGCTGCGGGCGCCAGGCCTCGTGCAAGGCGTCGCAGCTCCCATGTTTTCTTCCTCCAGCCAG AACCAGACCCGTGTGTCCGTGGGGGAGGTACCAGGGACAATCGGCCTGCAGCAGGCAGAGGCGCGCTCTCCACCTG CTGCACAGGAGCAGCCAACTGTGGTGCCGGGCCGTCCGAGTCAGCAGGAGCGGAGCACGCGGACGGAGGAAGTGCGCCAGCTGCTAG